From Salvelinus namaycush isolate Seneca unplaced genomic scaffold, SaNama_1.0 Scaffold116, whole genome shotgun sequence, the proteins below share one genomic window:
- the LOC120035938 gene encoding lysosomal amino acid transporter 1 homolog, with the protein MPRFPGRTADVAANLTSPVLGRPLCANGTPWILYLFEECVENVWEYWSVVIGLISMFCFLLSTLPQVYEAYRNGKVEEAMSFGFLLFLFSGDLSSLIGCVLTSQLPIQIVTVVFYIFTDLLLISQFLYYKIKNNSCKKRPTLKWLCFLWCGASTVALLILPKFITDNNTSANTQSASNSVEISGYACGYLASIFYLSSRFPQLYKNFKRQSTEGTSYMLFALAMMGNGTYGLSIIVVLPALAGSKQTFILKHLAWLIGSLGVLLLDFFVTAQFIIYRKNRSDKTSKKMNVPEVEPLLCEEEELSTF; encoded by the exons ATGCCTCGCTTCCCGGGGAGGACTGCAGACGTGGCCGCTAACCTGACTTCCCCCGTGCTGGGTCGGCCACTGTGCGCTAACGGGACGCCCTGGATCCTCTACCTGTTCGAGGAATGCGTGGAGAATGTGTGGGAATACTGGAGCGTAGTCATCGGGCTGATCTCGATGTTTTGTTTCTTGCTGTCTACTCTACC GCAAGTCTATGAGGCTTATCGCAATGGTAAAGTGGAGGAGGCCATGTCTTTTGGCTTTCTGCTCTTCCTCTTCAGTGGGGACCTCAGCAGTCTCATAGGCTGCGTCCTGACCAGCCAGCTGCCCATCCAG attgtGACAGTAGTGTTCTACATCTTCACTGATCTCCTGCTCATCTCCCAGTTCCTCTACTACAAGATAAAGAACAACTCATGTAAAA AGCGCCCCACGTTGAAGTGGTTGTGTTTCCTGTGGTGCGGGGCTTCCACTGTGGCCCTCCTGATCCTCCCCAAGTTCATCACTGACAACAACACCTCTGCCAACACTCAG AGTGCCTCTAACAGCGTGGAGATCTCTGGTTATGCCTGTGGatacctggcctccatattctaCCTCTCCTCTCGTTTTCCACAGCTCTACAAAAAT ttTAAGCGGCAGTCTACAGAGGGTACGTCGTACATGCTGTTTGCCCTGGCCATGATGGGCAACGGGACCTACGGGCTCAGTATCATTGTGGTTCTACCAGCTCTGGCCGGCTCCAAACAGACCTTCATCCTCAAACATCTGGCCTGGCTCATCGGCAGCCTGGGAGTCCTCCTCCTAGACTTCTTT GTCACCGCCCAGTTCATCATCTATAGGAAGAACCGCTCCGATAAAACCAGCAAGAAGATGAACGTTCCTGAAgtagaacctctgctctgtgaaGAGGAGGAGCTGTCCACGTTCTAG